A genomic segment from Myxocyprinus asiaticus isolate MX2 ecotype Aquarium Trade chromosome 36, UBuf_Myxa_2, whole genome shotgun sequence encodes:
- the LOC127426976 gene encoding ribonuclease P protein subunit p30-like, giving the protein MSVFMDLNIISSHDKNRLMSIIETAAHLGYSTVAVNYIVEPQQKKQEIPKPLSVSDIFEKFPIVQGKSTPIKILNRLTIVASDASHFRPNTEHKNFDLVAVYPKTEKLFHAACMTFDVDIICIAAAEKQPFHFKRAPVNGAIDRGVFFEITYAAAIRDSTMRRYTIANAISLMEVCKGKNVILSSGAERPLEMRGPYDIANLGLVFSLSEGDAKAAVSTNFRSVLLHGETRATASGVVHTMKKPQSTKEQVEECPASKKAKTEIA; this is encoded by the exons ATGTCTGTATTTATGGATTTAAACATCATCAGCAGTCATGATAAGAACAGACTCATGAGCATCATAGAGACTGCTGCTCACC TTGGCTACTCTACAGTCGCGGTAAATTATATTGTTGAACCACAACAGAAGAAACAG GAAATTCCTAAGCCACTGAGTGTGTCAGACATATTTGAGAAATTCCCAATAGTTCAG GGCAAATCCACACCCATCAAAATATTGAATCGCTTGACCATTGTGGCCTCCGATGCATCTCATTTT AGGCCCAACACCGAACACAAAAACTTTGACCTTGTGGCTGTGTACCCCAAGACAGAAAAACTCTTTCAT GCAGCATGCATGACCTTTGATGTTGACATCATCTGCATTGCAGCAGCTGAAAAACAGCCCTTCCATTTTAAAAGGGCTCCAGTTAATGGG GCTATTGACAGGGGAGTGTTCTTTGAGATAACTTATGCAGCAGCAATCAGAGACAGCACCATGAGGAGATACACCATTGCCAATGCCATCAGCCTGATGGAAGTCTGCAAGGGAAAA AATGTCATATTGTCCAGTGGAGCAGAGagg CCTCTTGAGATGAGAGGCCCATATGACATTGCCAATTT GGGCCTTGTGTTCAGCCTGTCTGAGGGAGATGCTAAAGCTGCAGTTTCCACCAACTTCCGATCAGTCTTGCTGCATGGAG AGACGAGAGCCACTGCGTCTGGTGTTGTTCACACCATGAAGAAACCACAAAGTACCAAGGAGCAAGTAGAAGAGTGTCCAGCATCTAAAAAGGCCAAAACAGAAATAGCATAG